The Nitrospira sp. genome contains a region encoding:
- a CDS encoding DUF928 domain-containing protein: MRFSRSAVLIAGLSLVPTIIGPPMFVAAADKPTAPAAGRQDDLSSPVYTPPKKLTLRARVGGALRGTEGNEPEIVALVPDHVGLTVKQTPTLSWYLSKPTTYPLRFTLNDTQKIRPVYEGPLPTPVDAGVQSIDLKAFGLVLEPNVQYRWFVSARRNSDSHSQDIVAGGMIERCEFSECLTIASPNMNCDGESVRTNAMMGLWYDAMDCLCSLITKDPRDATLRRMRAALLRQVGLHGVADWDLRSIQINAK, translated from the coding sequence ATGCGATTTTCCAGGAGTGCTGTACTGATCGCAGGATTGAGCCTCGTCCCGACCATTATTGGACCACCTATGTTCGTTGCTGCGGCAGACAAACCGACCGCCCCAGCGGCAGGCCGGCAGGATGACTTGTCGAGTCCTGTTTATACTCCGCCGAAGAAGTTGACTCTCCGCGCGCGTGTCGGAGGAGCCTTGCGGGGAACGGAGGGCAACGAACCGGAAATCGTCGCTTTGGTGCCCGACCATGTCGGGTTGACCGTCAAACAGACGCCGACACTCAGTTGGTACCTCTCGAAGCCGACGACCTACCCTCTCCGATTCACGCTCAACGACACTCAGAAAATTCGTCCGGTCTATGAAGGTCCGCTCCCCACTCCCGTTGACGCAGGGGTTCAGTCTATCGATCTCAAGGCCTTCGGACTCGTGCTTGAGCCCAATGTCCAGTATCGATGGTTCGTCTCCGCCCGTCGCAATTCCGATTCCCACTCCCAAGATATCGTCGCGGGCGGAATGATCGAGCGATGCGAATTCAGCGAATGTCTGACGATCGCCTCTCCGAATATGAACTGCGATGGTGAGAGTGTGCGCACCAATGCCATGATGGGGCTCTGGTACGACGCGATGGACTGCCTCTGCTCGTTGATCACGAAGGATCCCAGAGATGCGACGCTGCGGAGGATGCGTGCCGCCTTGCTCAGGCAAGTCGGCCTACATGGCGTGGCGGACTGGGATCTTCGATCAATCCAGATCAATGCTAAATAG
- a CDS encoding CHAT domain-containing protein, with protein MSHATPVRTRRSLRFALCGICFLFFVMVLLYAVTRSESHQTSSPGDSFMKEGGQHFERGAFGEALSHWKQAADFYKGMGNVPAQVEALILSAQASVALGQSTPALQSLELALSLSHMGGDPLAEASVLGHLGRTYLTLRRLAEASEYLHQASASARKQDSSPLMAATLNDLGILFVLKQQDQDALNAFDESVSFAQKANLPLLSATGRANAARVLLRLNQPVNSRMALDAALDQLKDVSPSRNRSLGLIGMALVYQRLASQLPQMHDSLLLRVAGMLQEAATVTEQLGDKRTLSYALGYLGHLYETESRLDEALRLTRRALFAAQSVDAPEALYRWQWQLGRQLAAIGELDNAIVSYRQAASTLQPIRVEVAQTSSEDPIAGQDAVKPMFFELADLLLQRASLTDERKAAEGYLLAARDAIEAYKTAELRDYFQDDCVDAARSRVTTFDQLSPHTAVVYPIMFTSRLELLVSLPSGLKRISVPVTSDRLTQEIRAFRRVVEKRTTREYLPHAQQLYDWLVRPIEPDLLSSVITTLVFVPDSSLRTIPLASLHDGSSFLITKFALALTPGITLTDPKPLNREKLRFLAVGLTKSVQGFPPLPYVAEEVASIEQLYTSDQLINNAFQAPRLEQELRDGRYGALHIATHGRFSTDVNDSFLLTFDGKLTMQTLDQLVGLFRFRQEPLELLTLSACQTGVGDDRAALGLAGVALKAGARSALATLWFINDEASATLISEFYRQLRNPSLSKAVALQRAQLKLLGDRVYEHPAYWSPFLLLNNWL; from the coding sequence ATGAGCCACGCGACACCAGTACGCACTCGACGTTCCCTCCGTTTCGCGCTGTGCGGAATCTGCTTTCTCTTCTTCGTCATGGTTCTGCTGTACGCCGTCACCCGATCAGAATCGCATCAAACCTCATCTCCCGGTGATTCCTTCATGAAGGAAGGCGGGCAGCATTTTGAGCGCGGAGCCTTCGGTGAGGCCTTGTCCCATTGGAAACAGGCTGCGGATTTCTATAAAGGTATGGGGAACGTTCCAGCGCAGGTTGAGGCGCTCATTCTCTCTGCTCAGGCATCGGTGGCCTTGGGCCAATCCACACCAGCGCTCCAGTCTTTGGAACTGGCCCTTTCGCTTTCCCACATGGGCGGCGATCCCCTGGCTGAGGCCTCCGTCCTCGGTCATTTGGGGCGCACCTATTTGACGCTTCGGCGACTGGCCGAAGCATCGGAATATCTCCATCAAGCATCGGCGTCAGCACGGAAACAAGACTCTTCGCCGCTCATGGCCGCGACGCTGAACGATCTCGGCATCCTGTTCGTGTTGAAGCAGCAAGACCAGGACGCTCTGAATGCGTTCGATGAAAGCGTGAGCTTCGCGCAAAAGGCCAACTTGCCGCTGCTCTCTGCCACCGGCCGCGCCAATGCCGCGCGGGTCCTGCTGCGCCTCAATCAACCGGTCAATAGCCGCATGGCGCTCGATGCCGCGCTCGATCAGTTGAAGGATGTGTCACCATCCCGAAACAGATCTCTCGGATTGATCGGTATGGCTCTGGTCTACCAGCGTCTTGCTTCACAGCTGCCCCAGATGCATGATTCCCTCTTGCTGAGGGTTGCGGGCATGCTCCAGGAAGCGGCCACAGTCACTGAGCAGCTGGGCGACAAGAGAACCTTGTCGTATGCTCTTGGGTATCTCGGTCATCTCTACGAGACAGAATCTCGTCTGGACGAAGCGCTCCGGCTGACCAGGCGGGCGCTGTTCGCGGCGCAATCGGTGGACGCGCCAGAAGCCCTCTACCGCTGGCAATGGCAGTTGGGGCGGCAGCTGGCCGCAATCGGAGAATTGGATAACGCCATCGTTTCGTACCGGCAAGCGGCATCCACGCTCCAACCGATTCGCGTGGAAGTGGCGCAAACATCCTCCGAGGATCCTATAGCCGGTCAGGATGCCGTAAAGCCGATGTTCTTCGAGCTGGCCGATCTCTTGCTCCAGCGGGCATCGCTCACTGATGAGCGTAAAGCAGCAGAAGGGTATCTGCTTGCAGCTCGAGATGCGATTGAGGCGTACAAGACGGCCGAGCTGCGAGACTATTTTCAGGACGACTGTGTCGATGCAGCCCGGTCGAGAGTGACGACGTTCGATCAGTTGTCGCCTCACACTGCCGTTGTGTACCCTATCATGTTCACTTCCCGTCTGGAGTTGCTTGTCAGCCTGCCTTCCGGACTCAAGCGCATCTCGGTTCCCGTGACCTCCGATCGGCTGACCCAGGAGATCCGGGCATTCCGTCGAGTGGTGGAAAAACGGACTACCCGGGAGTATCTACCGCATGCACAACAGTTGTACGACTGGCTGGTGCGTCCGATCGAACCGGATCTTTTGAGTTCGGTGATTACCACGCTGGTGTTCGTGCCGGACAGTTCACTCCGCACGATTCCGCTGGCGTCCCTCCATGACGGCTCGTCCTTCCTGATCACAAAATTCGCCCTGGCTTTGACTCCGGGCATTACGTTGACCGATCCAAAACCGTTGAACCGCGAGAAGCTGCGTTTCCTCGCTGTCGGCCTCACGAAATCCGTCCAAGGTTTTCCTCCCCTTCCCTATGTCGCGGAGGAGGTCGCCTCGATCGAGCAGCTGTACACAAGCGATCAACTTATCAATAATGCCTTTCAGGCGCCCAGACTGGAACAGGAGTTACGCGATGGACGCTATGGGGCGTTGCACATTGCGACGCACGGCAGATTTTCAACCGATGTGAACGATTCGTTTCTCTTGACGTTCGACGGGAAATTGACGATGCAGACGCTTGATCAACTGGTCGGCCTCTTTCGGTTCCGGCAAGAGCCACTCGAGCTGTTGACCTTGAGCGCATGCCAGACAGGCGTCGGTGACGATCGCGCCGCTCTCGGCCTGGCCGGCGTCGCGTTGAAGGCCGGAGCCCGGAGCGCATTGGCGACGTTATGGTTCATCAACGACGAAGCGTCGGCGACGTTGATTTCCGAATTTTATCGGCAATTGCGGAATCCATCTCTGTCAAAAGCCGTCGCGCTCCAGCGCGCACAGTTGAAACTCTTGGGTGACCGCGTGTATGAGCATCCGGCCTACTGGTCCCCATTTCTCCTGCTGAACAATTGGCTATGA
- a CDS encoding ABC transporter substrate-binding protein, with product MAQRLLHHDNTTATFSTEQVHIQKHIVSRPIETFRLHYPDALTAESMIIDYSNGVLMPFLSDIGRNQIRVRFSHAWLLSFVFVALWTVAPASVTAAGVEIAILKSSDLKAYNEAIEGFKVTAPGTSIYAEYDLRGDLERGKQLARTIRNSTSSLVVAVGLKAALAAQLEIVDVPILYMMILDPLRHHLTAANMAGVMLEVPMDRQFKVMRTFLPALHRIGVIYNADKTAAKLKEAESQAAVHEFQVQGFPVENEKEVPQQLRSLLSESEALWFIPDSTVLTDESIRFILESAVAKRVPVVGFSSEFTRLGALLSISIDYGEVGREAGLLAKRILNGEQLPLKPISVHRIKITVNQKMARYLGITIPKEFDSLIDETY from the coding sequence ATGGCACAGCGCTTGCTCCATCACGATAATACAACGGCAACATTCTCAACCGAACAAGTTCACATACAGAAACATATCGTCTCTCGTCCGATCGAAACGTTTCGGTTGCACTATCCTGATGCATTGACTGCAGAGTCCATGATCATTGATTACTCGAACGGCGTATTGATGCCCTTTCTTTCTGATATCGGCCGTAACCAGATACGAGTGCGCTTTTCACACGCATGGCTGCTGTCTTTCGTGTTCGTCGCGCTCTGGACCGTTGCCCCTGCGAGCGTGACAGCTGCCGGGGTCGAGATTGCCATCTTGAAGTCGTCCGATCTCAAGGCCTATAACGAGGCAATCGAAGGGTTCAAGGTGACGGCGCCGGGAACTTCGATCTACGCTGAGTACGATCTGCGAGGTGATCTGGAACGGGGAAAGCAACTTGCCAGGACAATCCGGAATTCGACATCTTCACTCGTGGTGGCCGTCGGTCTCAAGGCAGCGCTGGCGGCTCAGCTTGAGATTGTGGACGTTCCCATTCTCTACATGATGATTCTCGACCCATTGAGACACCATCTCACCGCCGCCAATATGGCCGGCGTGATGCTGGAAGTTCCAATGGATCGTCAGTTCAAGGTCATGCGCACGTTCCTCCCCGCCCTTCATCGGATCGGCGTGATCTACAATGCCGACAAGACTGCGGCCAAGCTCAAGGAGGCAGAGTCCCAAGCCGCCGTCCATGAGTTTCAAGTACAGGGGTTTCCGGTGGAAAACGAGAAAGAGGTTCCACAGCAACTGCGGTCACTTCTATCGGAATCAGAAGCCTTATGGTTCATTCCGGACTCGACCGTCCTGACGGATGAATCGATTCGCTTTATTCTGGAATCGGCGGTCGCCAAACGGGTTCCGGTCGTCGGGTTCTCATCAGAATTTACACGTCTCGGCGCGTTACTCAGCATCTCGATCGATTACGGGGAAGTCGGCCGTGAAGCCGGCCTGCTGGCCAAACGGATTCTGAACGGCGAACAGTTGCCGCTCAAGCCGATTTCGGTTCACCGAATCAAAATTACGGTCAATCAGAAGATGGCGCGGTATTTGGGCATCACCATCCCAAAAGAGTTCGACAGCCTTATCGACGAAACGTATTGA
- a CDS encoding GAF domain-containing protein, translating to MGTHLRDRRESESTARFFGLRLKFVSLFGFILVMTCSSLSWYFLETRRQAMTDNLEELGNILLTNTVRNDHFRIAGVVLEDRITLGQFIQSLMTIDHVVYVIITSADGRILEQQSKRTRRTVNESAPTTEQPLYPDDRISASLLHAPLTVPLMTKLVLSAEQTLVPQEQYSDWLLPYLVRKETLFDFAMPVLRKSSSEPAQPHFSVELEDKQGAMTPTTLSPVIGLVRIGITDAQSKQALLAIVHNVSILTMLIIAAGILGAHLLTSRITTPLRSLANSARQLAKGNDAPVRLTASTHDEVGELTQVFNVMTQSLHDRNNAITMNLDTIRKQVRQLTTVHQASTAIASTNMFDMDQLLDSVLHLLVENLGFSRMVVFLHHPERGCASIARSLGFAPEIQEASRRLEIPVVSGSITAELIIHGKPVLISDVETIAHRMHPPVLDLMRHSGVRSFVAVPLQSHTKILGYLGGDRGAYQCAEEDLHILLTIAGHVAAAIDNAKAYSELTELTQHLEERIAQRTEELSLANLQLQAHDTRRSKYVKVVSHELRTPMTAIRSFAENMLDGVTGPLTEQQRIYLTRIKHSVARLARLADELLDWLRSDNLRLQHVCIGHIATTVAEGLETVASDNQVSLTLAPIDSLPLIQGDRDKLEQVLVNLLGNAIKFTPSGGRVTVDFSAGPPGFVQTCVADTGCGIDASHLPYIFDEFSEVPSAMPASQGAQLGLSITKTLVERHHGRIWVESHPGSGSRVYFTLPIAGSPNEPGRTT from the coding sequence ATGGGCACACACCTTCGCGACAGGCGGGAATCGGAGTCCACCGCTCGGTTTTTCGGCCTTCGCTTGAAGTTCGTAAGCTTGTTCGGCTTCATTCTCGTGATGACCTGTTCGTCCTTGAGCTGGTATTTCCTCGAAACTCGGCGCCAAGCCATGACGGACAACCTGGAAGAACTCGGAAACATCTTGCTGACCAATACCGTTCGGAACGATCACTTTCGGATCGCCGGTGTCGTTCTCGAAGATCGCATCACACTCGGCCAATTCATACAGAGTCTGATGACGATCGATCACGTCGTCTACGTAATCATCACTTCCGCCGACGGTCGTATCCTGGAACAGCAAAGCAAACGCACACGGAGGACGGTGAACGAGTCCGCTCCGACTACGGAACAGCCCCTCTACCCGGACGACCGCATCTCAGCATCACTGCTCCATGCCCCGCTGACCGTTCCGCTCATGACCAAACTCGTTCTGTCTGCGGAGCAGACATTGGTCCCCCAAGAACAGTATTCAGACTGGCTCCTCCCCTATCTCGTGCGCAAGGAAACCTTGTTCGACTTTGCGATGCCGGTCCTTCGGAAATCCTCGTCCGAGCCCGCCCAACCCCACTTTTCGGTCGAATTGGAGGACAAGCAAGGTGCAATGACCCCGACAACACTTTCCCCGGTGATCGGCCTCGTGCGCATCGGGATCACCGACGCGCAATCCAAACAGGCGCTACTCGCCATCGTGCACAATGTCTCGATTCTAACGATGCTCATTATTGCGGCAGGCATCCTCGGTGCTCACCTGCTCACGTCACGCATTACGACGCCGCTCCGGAGCCTCGCCAACTCCGCTCGGCAACTCGCAAAAGGAAATGATGCACCGGTTCGACTCACGGCCTCCACCCACGACGAAGTGGGTGAGCTGACACAGGTATTCAACGTGATGACACAGTCCCTTCATGATCGCAATAATGCGATCACCATGAACCTCGACACGATCAGGAAGCAGGTCAGACAATTGACCACGGTCCATCAAGCCAGCACCGCGATCGCGAGTACCAACATGTTCGATATGGACCAACTGCTGGATTCGGTGCTCCACCTGCTCGTCGAGAACCTAGGTTTTTCCCGAATGGTCGTGTTCCTTCATCATCCGGAACGGGGCTGCGCCTCCATCGCTCGGAGCCTTGGATTTGCGCCGGAGATCCAAGAGGCAAGTCGCAGGTTGGAAATACCCGTCGTGAGCGGCAGCATCACGGCCGAACTCATCATTCATGGCAAACCGGTGCTGATCAGCGACGTCGAAACCATCGCGCATCGCATGCACCCGCCCGTGCTTGACTTGATGCGTCACTCAGGGGTGCGGTCGTTCGTCGCCGTACCACTCCAAAGTCATACAAAAATCCTCGGATACCTAGGCGGAGACCGCGGCGCTTACCAATGCGCCGAAGAGGATCTCCATATCCTGCTGACGATTGCAGGCCACGTCGCGGCCGCCATCGATAATGCCAAGGCTTACTCCGAACTAACCGAGCTCACGCAGCATCTCGAGGAGCGCATCGCGCAACGGACGGAAGAGTTGTCACTCGCCAACTTACAGCTGCAGGCTCACGACACGCGCCGATCAAAGTATGTCAAAGTCGTTTCACATGAGCTGCGGACTCCTATGACAGCGATCAGGAGTTTCGCGGAGAACATGCTCGACGGCGTCACAGGACCGCTCACCGAACAGCAGCGTATCTATCTCACACGCATCAAACACAGCGTTGCTCGGCTTGCGAGATTGGCGGATGAGTTGCTTGATTGGTTACGTTCCGACAATCTTCGGTTACAACATGTCTGTATCGGTCACATTGCAACAACCGTTGCCGAAGGTTTGGAAACGGTCGCGTCAGATAACCAAGTCTCCCTCACCCTTGCGCCGATCGATAGCCTTCCATTGATCCAGGGTGACCGCGACAAATTGGAGCAGGTTCTGGTGAATCTCCTCGGAAATGCGATCAAATTCACACCATCAGGCGGCCGCGTCACCGTCGATTTTAGCGCAGGCCCACCAGGATTCGTACAGACGTGCGTCGCCGATACCGGCTGCGGAATAGACGCCTCTCACCTCCCGTATATTTTCGATGAGTTTTCCGAGGTG